In the Candidatus Electrothrix sp. GW3-4 genome, one interval contains:
- a CDS encoding tetratricopeptide repeat protein, with protein sequence MSEEQTQVSIETVLGELEKICKENPDNIIAHHKLGLIYRQAGRIDDAICELKKAIELDDHSVESYINLGAIYFDKGDVAQALELNEKALKITPKMAEAHVNIGLIRQQEGKPEEALECYERAIQIDPNLLTPWLNMTSVCTMLEQDEKAVESARQAVTLEPDNGMARNNLAVALYFSGAYEEAKRNMDKAKELGYAVDPRFVQGLEEKLAA encoded by the coding sequence ATGTCAGAAGAACAAACCCAAGTCTCCATAGAAACCGTGCTCGGTGAGCTGGAGAAAATATGCAAAGAAAACCCGGACAATATCATTGCTCATCATAAACTCGGCCTGATCTATCGCCAGGCAGGACGCATTGATGATGCCATCTGTGAGCTGAAAAAGGCCATTGAGCTGGATGACCACTCCGTGGAAAGCTACATCAATCTCGGTGCCATCTATTTTGATAAAGGTGATGTTGCCCAGGCCCTGGAGCTGAACGAAAAGGCCCTGAAAATCACCCCCAAGATGGCCGAGGCCCATGTCAATATCGGCCTGATCCGCCAGCAGGAGGGTAAGCCTGAGGAGGCCCTGGAATGCTATGAAAGGGCCATCCAGATTGACCCCAACCTCCTGACCCCCTGGCTCAATATGACTTCCGTCTGCACCATGCTGGAGCAGGATGAAAAGGCCGTGGAATCTGCCCGTCAGGCCGTGACCCTGGAGCCGGATAACGGTATGGCCCGCAATAACCTGGCCGTGGCCCTGTATTTCTCCGGTGCCTATGAGGAAGCCAAGCGGAACATGGACAAGGCCAAGGAACTGGGCTACGCCGTTGATCCGCGTTTTGTGCAAGGACTGGAAGAGAAGTTGGCAGCATAA
- a CDS encoding rhodanese-related (seleno)protein, with the protein MKNVLLLVVAVLLGVGGVSQALAANIQTISKEELRSKLGSYEYTILDVRSEPHWTASDNKIPGAIRLPGDKLDIWAENFHKNTPMVLYCACEGLGTSGRLVRRLMEKGFTHVYALTGGWTEWLTNSYPVAHK; encoded by the coding sequence ATGAAAAACGTTCTGCTGCTCGTCGTTGCCGTTTTACTGGGGGTAGGTGGGGTAAGCCAGGCACTTGCCGCTAATATTCAAACCATAAGTAAAGAAGAGCTGAGATCCAAGCTTGGTTCGTATGAGTACACGATCTTAGATGTCCGCAGTGAGCCTCATTGGACTGCCAGTGATAATAAGATTCCTGGGGCAATCCGCCTGCCAGGCGATAAGCTTGACATTTGGGCAGAAAATTTTCATAAAAATACCCCAATGGTCCTTTACTGTGCTTGCGAAGGGCTGGGCACCAGCGGTAGATTGGTCCGTCGACTTATGGAAAAGGGATTTACGCACGTCTATGCGCTCACTGGGGGATGGACCGAGTGGCTCACCAACAGTTATCCGGTTGCCCACAAGTAG
- a CDS encoding rhodanese-related (seleno)protein, giving the protein MNNILGLIFACFLLSATSLLAADGVQFMSAEELKQNLNAENITILDARSERGWSNSEVKIPGALRLTWDNFDDWSGSLPKDTTLVLYCSUPNERSSASLARRFVAKSFTDVYVLEGGWRKWRAEDFPVEKK; this is encoded by the coding sequence ATGAATAACATACTTGGGCTCATCTTTGCCTGTTTTCTTCTCAGCGCGACCTCATTATTGGCCGCTGATGGCGTCCAATTCATGAGCGCTGAAGAGTTGAAGCAAAATCTCAATGCCGAGAACATTACTATCCTGGATGCGCGATCTGAAAGAGGGTGGAGCAACAGCGAGGTGAAGATCCCCGGCGCTCTACGGCTCACATGGGATAATTTTGATGATTGGTCGGGTTCTTTGCCAAAGGACACGACCTTGGTCCTCTATTGCTCATGACCGAATGAAAGAAGCAGTGCCAGTTTGGCACGCAGGTTCGTAGCAAAGAGTTTTACCGATGTTTATGTGCTTGAAGGCGGATGGCGAAAGTGGAGAGCCGAGGATTTTCCGGTGGAAAAGAAGTAA
- a CDS encoding outer membrane protein assembly factor BamD — protein MRVQPSNRTASTRRRTTTYLLLLVTCLSLAGCASTEGMFSSWSVFGAGGEKEKKFDSAEKLIIQGMDAYKIGRYNSAIKEFQEIKDRYPFSPEALLAELKLADCEYYNENYAEAKELYKEFEERHPTNEAIPYVMFQIGMCDYSRTDRIDRDPSGAQDAIKSFSRLLRSYPDSPYTREAKTRIRAAQEFIVNHEYYVAVFYVRTKKYEQAKHRLKYILTLYPDAAIIPKAKDLQARLAAGDPPKWGLDRWLPDLTMPDWDLADIGVGSQDDDIDNQIGQ, from the coding sequence ATGAGAGTACAACCATCCAATCGTACCGCCAGCACACGACGACGAACCACCACATATCTTCTCCTTCTCGTCACCTGCCTTTCCTTAGCTGGCTGCGCAAGCACTGAAGGCATGTTCAGCTCCTGGTCTGTTTTTGGCGCAGGCGGAGAAAAAGAGAAGAAATTTGATTCAGCAGAGAAACTCATTATCCAGGGCATGGATGCCTACAAGATAGGAAGATATAACAGTGCCATAAAGGAATTTCAGGAGATCAAGGATCGTTATCCCTTTAGCCCAGAGGCCCTGCTGGCGGAGCTCAAACTGGCCGACTGCGAGTATTACAACGAGAATTACGCAGAGGCAAAGGAGCTGTATAAGGAATTTGAGGAACGGCACCCGACCAACGAGGCGATTCCCTATGTCATGTTCCAGATCGGGATGTGCGATTATTCCCGCACCGACCGCATTGATCGGGATCCGTCAGGGGCTCAGGACGCGATAAAATCCTTCTCCCGTTTATTACGCAGCTATCCTGATTCGCCCTATACCAGAGAGGCCAAGACGAGGATCCGAGCAGCTCAGGAGTTTATTGTTAATCATGAGTACTATGTTGCCGTCTTCTATGTCCGCACCAAGAAATATGAGCAGGCCAAACATCGCCTCAAATATATTCTCACCCTATATCCAGATGCTGCAATCATCCCAAAGGCGAAAGACCTACAGGCAAGACTCGCTGCCGGAGACCCGCCCAAATGGGGACTGGACAGATGGCTCCCAGACCTGACCATGCCGGACTGGGATTTGGCTGATATCGGCGTCGGCAGCCAGGATGACGACATAGATAACCAGATCGGTCAGTAA
- a CDS encoding alpha/beta hydrolase has protein sequence MPTLEVNNRELHYLDEGEGPTLLFGHSYLWDSTMWRQQLAALRTSYRCLVPDLWGHGQSAPLIAPLTEPPSIQSLADDHWALLQALDIERCCLIGLSVGGMWGVQLALDHPEAIERLVIMDSFVGEEPPAPQQAYLQILDMVEQAGTLLPPLIDQLIPLFLSPVTMEEQPDLGAEFQHALANLPAENIPTLVALGRCIFQRKDRMAALAQLKMPALVLVGELDQPRPPQEAKAMTDALEQATCQVIAQAGHISALEQPEKVNRALQAFLGACYSGNAPLSQTS, from the coding sequence ATGCCAACTCTTGAAGTTAACAACCGTGAACTGCATTATCTTGATGAAGGGGAAGGCCCTACCCTCTTGTTTGGGCACAGCTATTTATGGGACAGCACCATGTGGCGACAGCAACTTGCTGCCTTGCGGACCTCCTATCGTTGCCTGGTGCCTGATCTCTGGGGGCACGGCCAATCGGCACCACTCATAGCACCACTAACCGAGCCCCCCTCCATCCAGTCCTTGGCAGACGACCATTGGGCCCTGCTCCAGGCCTTGGATATTGAACGCTGTTGCCTGATCGGCTTATCCGTTGGTGGCATGTGGGGCGTGCAGCTGGCATTGGATCACCCTGAGGCCATTGAACGGCTGGTGATTATGGATAGCTTTGTCGGGGAAGAGCCTCCTGCACCCCAGCAAGCGTATTTGCAAATACTGGATATGGTTGAGCAGGCTGGCACCTTGCTGCCACCGCTCATTGACCAGCTCATCCCGCTCTTTCTCTCTCCTGTCACCATGGAAGAGCAGCCTGATCTTGGAGCAGAATTTCAGCACGCACTCGCGAACTTGCCAGCAGAGAATATTCCCACCCTGGTCGCCCTTGGCCGCTGCATCTTTCAGCGCAAGGATCGGATGGCAGCGTTAGCGCAGCTGAAGATGCCCGCCCTGGTGCTTGTGGGAGAACTGGACCAGCCTCGTCCTCCGCAGGAGGCCAAGGCCATGACAGACGCCCTTGAGCAGGCCACCTGTCAGGTCATTGCCCAGGCCGGACACATCTCGGCACTGGAACAGCCTGAAAAGGTCAACAGGGCGCTGCAGGCCTTTCTTGGAGCATGTTATTCTGGCAACGCCCCCCTGTCCCAAACATCATAA
- a CDS encoding DVU0298 family protein, translating to MAAKKQANSKPWCPFCGMEVGRPVEAPQRKMTEFPVGRCECGAVYACDATGHNVGSAMVECLVYACGEEWDLAWELIPEDDYLTGRVEDYDDVTHQICPKRNLDGRGVRGVLYFVRLHKDVAEIADRFAQKKEQEAQAALAGSEKGSQGPVTPEVEPARDPKRKKKRASKMIVKKLVEAHDIDGLLDLCFDDRRTLRFMQRLLYEPDPAKRYKTAWLIGQVSARLSTREPAPVADMLHRLFEACSDSASMPWGMVEAIGAIISARTDIYGAFTRHLLNFMGDEGTQEAALWGLSEIAATRPDLIRSTPFYSTFHFLEHENPVVRGLMVRLLGRIKAKEALLQLMGLQKDATEITLYKQGEPIKTTVAALVKEAAAGMQG from the coding sequence ATGGCAGCAAAAAAACAAGCAAACAGCAAACCTTGGTGCCCATTCTGCGGCATGGAGGTGGGGCGTCCGGTGGAGGCCCCGCAACGCAAGATGACCGAGTTTCCGGTGGGCCGATGCGAGTGCGGTGCCGTCTATGCCTGTGATGCCACTGGCCATAATGTCGGATCCGCCATGGTGGAATGTTTGGTCTATGCCTGCGGCGAGGAATGGGATCTGGCCTGGGAACTGATCCCTGAGGACGATTATCTCACCGGGCGGGTGGAAGATTATGACGACGTCACCCACCAGATCTGTCCCAAGAGGAACCTGGACGGTCGCGGGGTGCGCGGGGTGCTCTATTTTGTCCGCCTCCATAAGGATGTGGCAGAGATTGCTGATCGTTTTGCCCAGAAAAAGGAACAGGAGGCTCAAGCTGCCTTGGCAGGAAGCGAAAAAGGTTCTCAGGGCCCGGTGACCCCTGAGGTGGAACCGGCCCGTGATCCCAAACGGAAGAAAAAACGGGCCTCCAAGATGATCGTCAAGAAGCTGGTTGAGGCCCATGATATTGACGGGCTGCTGGATCTCTGTTTTGACGATAGACGGACCCTGCGTTTTATGCAGCGCCTCCTCTATGAGCCCGATCCGGCGAAACGCTATAAGACCGCCTGGCTGATCGGGCAGGTTTCCGCCCGCCTCTCCACCCGCGAACCAGCCCCGGTGGCCGATATGCTGCACCGACTCTTTGAGGCCTGCTCGGATTCCGCCTCCATGCCCTGGGGCATGGTGGAGGCCATTGGCGCAATCATCTCTGCCCGGACAGATATCTACGGGGCCTTTACCCGGCACCTACTTAACTTCATGGGTGATGAAGGGACCCAAGAGGCCGCCCTCTGGGGTCTGAGCGAGATTGCTGCCACCCGCCCCGACCTGATCCGCAGCACCCCGTTTTACTCCACCTTTCATTTCCTGGAGCATGAAAACCCGGTGGTACGTGGCCTGATGGTCCGTCTGCTGGGCCGCATCAAGGCCAAGGAGGCCTTGCTCCAGCTTATGGGATTGCAAAAAGATGCAACAGAAATAACCCTCTATAAGCAGGGTGAGCCGATCAAAACCACCGTGGCCGCCCTGGTGAAGGAAGCAGCGGCTGGGATGCAGGGATAG
- a CDS encoding CGGC domain-containing protein yields the protein MSKIAILYCKRIKDQSCVACAKCYKAIAENNGEFARYTEEDIDLVAMTDCGDCPGLTVPKVKHLNETTKNLGRPIEVLHLGTCMKSAMEMAGCPIDFDDLKITLQKNMGIKVVLGTHAY from the coding sequence ATGTCTAAAATCGCAATTCTTTACTGCAAACGAATCAAAGATCAATCCTGCGTTGCCTGTGCAAAATGCTATAAGGCCATTGCTGAAAATAACGGCGAATTTGCCCGCTATACTGAGGAAGACATCGACTTGGTCGCCATGACCGATTGTGGTGATTGCCCCGGTCTGACCGTACCCAAGGTGAAGCACCTCAATGAGACCACCAAAAATCTTGGTCGCCCCATCGAGGTCCTTCATCTCGGTACCTGCATGAAATCCGCCATGGAGATGGCAGGTTGCCCAATCGATTTTGATGATCTGAAAATAACCCTGCAAAAAAATATGGGCATCAAGGTGGTACTGGGCACCCACGCCTATTAA
- a CDS encoding YggT family protein produces the protein MLGNFLLALAKLINLAFSAYIWIVIGRAIISWVNADPYNPIVRFLVQATDPVLEKIRRYLPPMGGLDLSPMLLILALIFLQSFIVPTLTQIGMSMH, from the coding sequence ATGCTCGGAAACTTTCTGCTTGCCCTGGCAAAGCTTATTAACCTTGCCTTTTCTGCCTATATCTGGATTGTCATTGGCCGAGCGATCATCTCCTGGGTCAATGCAGATCCCTATAATCCTATCGTACGATTTCTTGTTCAGGCGACCGATCCGGTCCTGGAGAAGATCCGCCGTTATCTCCCGCCCATGGGTGGACTCGACCTGAGCCCCATGCTGCTCATCCTTGCCCTCATCTTCCTGCAAAGCTTTATTGTCCCGACCCTGACCCAAATAGGCATGTCAATGCACTGA
- a CDS encoding DUF167 domain-containing protein, giving the protein MPYLQSQSDGSLLLSLYVQPRSGQNAIVGLHGDAVKLRLNAPPVDGKANKAVIAFWAKTLKIPKAAVTIKSGLQSRLKKIALTGVDEEQIRQLVE; this is encoded by the coding sequence ATGCCCTACCTGCAAAGCCAATCTGACGGCAGCCTGCTGCTCTCCCTCTACGTGCAACCTCGGTCCGGTCAAAATGCAATCGTTGGTCTGCACGGCGATGCAGTCAAACTGCGGCTCAATGCACCACCCGTTGATGGCAAGGCGAACAAAGCAGTTATTGCCTTTTGGGCAAAGACGTTAAAAATTCCAAAGGCCGCTGTCACTATCAAAAGTGGCTTACAGAGCCGTCTAAAAAAAATCGCGCTGACCGGCGTGGACGAAGAGCAGATTCGCCAGCTGGTGGAATAA
- a CDS encoding acyltransferase, producing the protein MATASIITPFFPLNIEHKRTRVEALTFFRFVAALIVVFFHYGRETALATWGKPLTLSGPQMVTFFFVLSGFVMLIAHYQKDNEKLRDYYISRIARIAPVYFLALGGIILLTKKSDMKALLLSSTFLQAWVSPYPQTLNTPGWSLSVEMFFYLTFPLLLFLIRRYNIKTLSFGLVALSLYIGSQVVLSKLMVPPFYKGYPSFSHDIVYYFPLSHYCSFLLGMAGGLLYIRNKPFFSSQGIRSYAILVGGVVTTYYLLQYPGILRKTIGYPLAYCSSFYAVVFTGFILALSFSRNYIAKGLSFPALIFLGEISYCLYILQYPAHIIYYRYISPLLHLKGQTHFYIYLSFLIILSSIIYLFFEKPLNNLFSKIKSSTTKRNQAHSTEQVTAH; encoded by the coding sequence TTGGCAACGGCATCAATTATCACACCATTTTTTCCCTTGAACATTGAACATAAGAGAACACGAGTAGAAGCTCTCACCTTCTTCAGATTTGTGGCTGCACTCATAGTGGTATTTTTTCACTATGGCCGAGAGACCGCGTTGGCAACCTGGGGCAAACCCCTGACTCTTTCCGGGCCGCAGATGGTAACGTTTTTTTTCGTTCTCTCTGGCTTTGTGATGCTGATAGCTCATTACCAAAAAGATAATGAGAAACTCAGAGATTATTATATCTCGAGAATCGCAAGGATAGCGCCTGTCTACTTCTTAGCTTTAGGAGGAATCATATTGCTCACAAAGAAGAGTGATATGAAAGCATTGCTCCTGTCCTCCACCTTTCTTCAGGCTTGGGTATCCCCGTATCCACAAACCCTCAATACGCCGGGATGGTCCTTATCCGTTGAAATGTTCTTCTACCTCACCTTTCCTCTGCTCTTATTTCTTATCAGAAGATATAATATCAAAACACTCTCGTTTGGGCTCGTTGCCTTGTCCCTTTATATAGGTAGCCAAGTGGTCTTATCAAAACTGATGGTCCCCCCTTTTTATAAAGGCTACCCATCCTTTTCTCATGATATCGTCTATTATTTTCCCCTGTCACATTATTGCAGTTTTCTTTTAGGAATGGCTGGAGGCCTGCTCTACATCAGAAATAAACCGTTTTTTTCTTCTCAAGGAATACGCTCCTATGCTATCCTCGTTGGAGGAGTTGTGACGACCTATTATCTCTTGCAATATCCAGGCATTCTGCGAAAGACCATTGGTTATCCCCTCGCATACTGTTCCAGCTTTTATGCGGTTGTGTTTACAGGCTTCATCCTTGCACTTTCCTTTTCAAGGAACTATATCGCAAAAGGCCTCAGTTTCCCTGCGCTGATTTTTTTGGGCGAGATCAGTTACTGTTTATATATCTTGCAATATCCAGCCCATATAATTTATTATCGTTATATTTCTCCGCTTCTACACCTGAAAGGGCAAACACATTTCTACATCTACTTATCTTTCCTGATTATACTATCATCAATAATCTATTTATTTTTCGAAAAACCTCTTAACAATTTATTTTCAAAAATAAAAAGCTCTACCACCAAGAGAAATCAGGCTCATTCGACGGAACAGGTAACGGCTCATTAA
- a CDS encoding bifunctional riboflavin kinase/FAD synthetase, protein MQLYRHLQEIKSPFKRPVVTIGNFDGVHLGHQLLFHEVAIRAKQSGGTSVAITFDPHPLKVLRPDGIRLISTTRQKIELIRMAGIDALLILPFDQEFAKTTATDFVNTVLCDTIGVHELVVGYDYAFGRGREGNIDFLRRQGEQKGFPVTVVEAHYEDDMLVSSTKIRELVMEGQMRDVRNLLGRCYHIHGEVQRGKQRGGAEIGFPTANLKLSAEDLCPKKGVYVTQVLYDDKMYGSVTNIGYNPTFGENELVAETHIFDFNKDIYGHPIRLNLLRYLRGEVKFNSIDELSSQIQKDVDTAKQVLAEAAKERVLSCEERFNTLPM, encoded by the coding sequence ATGCAGCTGTATAGACATCTCCAAGAAATCAAAAGCCCCTTTAAGCGTCCAGTGGTCACTATCGGTAATTTTGACGGGGTACACCTGGGCCATCAGCTCCTCTTTCACGAGGTAGCGATCCGGGCAAAACAGAGCGGTGGAACCTCGGTGGCCATCACCTTTGATCCGCACCCCCTAAAGGTGCTGCGACCGGATGGCATCAGACTGATCTCCACGACCCGACAAAAAATCGAACTCATCCGTATGGCTGGCATTGATGCCTTGCTCATCCTTCCCTTTGATCAAGAATTCGCCAAGACCACAGCCACTGACTTTGTTAACACGGTCCTCTGCGACACCATAGGGGTCCACGAATTGGTGGTCGGCTACGACTATGCCTTTGGCCGGGGCAGAGAGGGCAATATTGATTTCCTCCGTCGCCAGGGAGAGCAAAAGGGCTTCCCGGTCACGGTGGTTGAGGCCCATTATGAGGATGACATGCTGGTCTCCAGTACCAAGATACGCGAGTTGGTCATGGAAGGGCAGATGCGGGATGTACGCAACCTGTTGGGCCGTTGCTACCACATCCATGGCGAGGTGCAACGGGGCAAACAACGGGGAGGAGCGGAGATCGGCTTTCCCACCGCAAACCTTAAGCTCTCAGCAGAGGACCTCTGCCCGAAAAAGGGGGTCTATGTCACCCAGGTTCTCTATGACGATAAGATGTACGGCAGTGTGACCAATATAGGCTACAACCCCACCTTTGGCGAAAATGAGTTGGTCGCAGAAACCCATATTTTCGATTTCAACAAAGACATCTATGGCCATCCTATCCGGCTGAACCTGCTCCGCTACTTACGCGGGGAGGTCAAGTTCAACTCCATCGATGAACTCTCCTCGCAGATCCAAAAGGATGTGGACACAGCCAAGCAGGTCCTTGCCGAGGCCGCAAAGGAGCGGGTCCTCTCCTGCGAGGAACGATTTAATACCCTACCAATGTAG